Within Acanthochromis polyacanthus isolate Apoly-LR-REF ecotype Palm Island chromosome 3, KAUST_Apoly_ChrSc, whole genome shotgun sequence, the genomic segment CACTAAATGTGGCATTCACTTCAAAGCCTGGTTTCTCCACCTGTCAGTGGACCAtgaacatgttttgtttgtgcagacaAGACAGAGCCATGCAAGGTCATGTCCTGAAGTGATTTAAATAACACTTAGTGAAGagacagccacagaaaacattgtCAGCTTCAGATACAGAGCAGTGATCATGGAGAGAATCAtcttctttgtttgtctttgcatTGCTGTTGAGGGAGATAtcggaaaacatgtttttatcgAGAACAAAACAACCTGGTCTAAAGCTCAGGCTTACTGTCGACAACATCACACTGATCTGTCTTCTTTTAATAGTCAGAGTGAGATAGACAAGCTTCCAAGAACTGCAAATGGAAATCTTCGCTATGGATGGATCGGCCTTTATCGAGATcccaacaacaaaactgcttggAAGTGGTCAGGAGGGGGACACGCTACATACCAGAACTGGCATAATGGACAACCAAATAATTATTGGGGTAATGAGAACAATGCAGCGATTTCTTGGAATGGACAATGGTATGATAGAAGAGGCAGCAAATTTCACTACTTCTACTGCAAGGATGTGActgtggtggaggagaagatgtcctGGGAAGACGCTCTGagccactgcagagagaaacaaactgatctCCCCAGTCTGCTCTCTGAGACCCATCGGCTTCTGGCCCACACTCAGATCAAGCACAAGAACATCAGTGAGCGGGTGTGGATGGGTCTGCGTTTCCTGGGTGACCGCTGGATGTGGATGAACGGTGACCCTCTGGAATATGAAGAAGGAGCTCAGTACCAGCAGTGTCCAGTCAGGAAACGCTGTGGAGCTTTAACCAAAGAGGGACTGTGGGAGAACTGGGACTGTCAAGACAAACTCAACTTCATCTGTGTCTGACACATTCTGGAGAGAGAACAGATTAACTTAAACATATACTGATACTTATAGAAATTCATCTAAACTGtcacttgttgtttgtttttctgtgatcttGTTTTGTGAGTGAAATTAGAATACATTGTGAGAACATTTGAATAGATGAGTGATTTTTAAAGTATCCTCTGGTGATGTTGTTGTAGAATAAGTTAGAGTGAGAATTAACATGTTAACTTGTTTGCAAGAGCAAGCaggaaaaaatatctaaataatgATGCGTTCTGTCCTTGTTTAACTTTCTGtacttgatttatttcaaagaaacattttcagctcaaacaaaaatgtcacaactgatgaactttttcttgttttttatttggtgttttgaacttgtcaggtgaagggttttgtgtttcatgaccTTGTCTTGTGATGGAAATTAGAATATGATGTCAGGACATTTGAATGGATCAGTGATTTTCAAAGTATCCTCTGGTGACGTTGTCATAGTGCTGAGCCCAGTCTGCTTCAACAGATTTAAATGAACCATAATGAGATTAAACATGGCAACAGTTAAATTCCTAAATGAGAAGGTTTGTCCTTACTTCAGCAACATGTCAAATAATAAACTCCATTACTGTGGCAACTTTCACACCTGTAttgacaaaatactaaaactcaGGATGAAAGGAAAACCTAAATTGTTCTTTATTTCTGGAAAGTACAAAGTGAAACATCGacagaaacattttctgaaaatttactgCTAAAACTGAAAACTTTCTGCAGTGTTTCCTTCTTCAGCATTTAGAATAAACTGAAATGATGCTGATGTGGACAGTCCTGTTTGTTGTCACAGTTTCTTGGTCCTTGAATAGGACTCACTGACGTACAGTCTCTTCTGTTGTGtcgaggattgtgggtcagaaagGCCAGAAAGCATGCTGGCTTAGAATCTCAAAGTGTAGCAGCACATCCTGATATTTTCAGCATTCTGCATTGCACAGACTATCATTATTACATGTATAGTATGTGTTTGACACATGGCAAAGCGTTTTCTGGATAACTGTGTGGGGAATGAAACGCAGCCTTGGACGagttaaaaacagaagaacatgaGGTTCACGACACACATACAGGACGTCATTAGCAGATCAGGTgcataaaatgtgtaaataattgTTTAATGTTCATGAACTGTAAGGCgatgacattttaatttacaaCCATTTTATTTGTGACTGAAAATTACATCATTGTGTCAGATAAGCTGCACCAAAACTATTATTCCCTGATAATGAGCTGTGTAAATTTGATGAAATAAGGGAAAGGAATATTCTGTACCAGTGACTACATTCTGAAGATGCTGAGATATAAAGGAAACAAGATGACAGCAGGGCCATTTTCGTGAAATGCCAAAAATATCTTTGCCAAGactgaaaaaagttttaatttcttacagaaaatactgagcAAGTGTCCACAAAAATCACTCaccaaactttttaaaaatgttttacacaaGGCACAAAGTGACATAAATGTTCCAAGCTCAGTAGATGGGATTTGTCCGATATTACAGTGATGGAAGTGAATTGACTCTTAGTTTAGTACACTgtagcacagacacacaacaaccagagCTATCAATGGGTTGAAACAACTACAAAGCACTGGATTACAGAATatctttgttaaatatttcaagtggaaaataaaaggaatttatatccactgtgttcatttttctgttctctAATCTTATTTAGTGTTCTGTTCTTGTGAGAGTCATTTGTTTTAgtatttgttgaaataaaaagaggagACTCCAAGGCACTCTCTAAAAAAATTATTAAGatttaaaaagcctttatttaaacGGCATGGTCATATAGACCTACAAAACTTCTACGCGTTTCGGCATCAAGCCTTCATCAGGAAGTCATACAAtaaatcttaatattttttaGAGAGTGCCTTGGAgtctcctctttttgtttcaagGACTTTTTGAATCCCCTTCCAAAGAGCACCTCAAACTAACTTTGCTGAGTGCAGGTAGCGCTCCTTTTCTATGTCTTGCTGTTCTTTTAGTATTTGGTTTGACGTTAAAAGGAATTACTCTTGTTTGTATAAACAAAACATCTTCATGCAAAGTTATATCCTCAAATGAATCAAATGACGCTTAACGCagaaacagccacagaaaaatGAGCCTCAGCTACAGAATTACGACCGTGAAAAGAATCATATTCATTTGTCTTTACATTGCTGTGGAgggagatgaaggaaaacatttttatcctgAACACTGTCACCAAATGTGGCGTTCACTTCAAAGCCTGGTTTCTCCACCTGTCAGTGGACCATGAACATGTTGTTTGTGCAGACAAGATAGAGCCATGCAAAGTCATGTCctgaagtgatttaaatgacatttagtgaagagacagccacagaaaacattgtCAGCTTCAGTTACAGAGCAGTGATCATGGAAAGAATCAtcttctttgtttgtctttgtgttgctgttgaGGGAAATataggaaaacacatttttatcgACAGACGTGCAACCTGGTCTGAAGCTCAGGCTTACTGTCGACAACATCACACTGATCTGTCTTATTTTAATAGTCAGAGTGAGATAGACAAGCTTCCAAGAACTGCAAATGGAAATCTTCGCTATGGATGGATCGGCCTTTATCGAGATcccaacaacaaaactgcttggAAGTGGTCAGGAGGAGGACACGTTACATACCAGAACTGGATACATAGTTCTCACCGCAATGAGAACTATGCAGCGATTTCTTGGAATGGACAATGGTATGATAGAAGAGGCAGCATTTCTCACTACTTCTACTGCATGGATGTGActgtggtggaggagaagatgtcctGGGAAGACGCTCTGagccactgcagagagaaacaaactgatctCCCCAGTCTGCTCTCTGAGACCGATCGGCTTCTGGCCCACACTCAGATCAAGCACAAGAACATCAGTGAGCGGGTGTGGATGGGTCTGCGTTTCCTGGGTGACCACTGGATGTGGCTGAACGGTGACCCTCTGGAATATGAAGAAGGAGCTCAGTACCAGCAGTGTCCAGTCATGAAACGCTGTGGAGCTTTAACCAAAGAGGGACTGTGGGAGAACTGGGACTGTCAAGACAAACTCAACTTCATCTGTGTCTGACACATTCTGGAGAGAGAACAGATTAACTTAAACATATACTGATACTTATAGAAATTCATCTAAACTGTCATTTGTTTGCTTCTCTGTGATCAGACTATATTCATCAGTAATTTTCCAGTTTGGTGGTTTGTATTTGTCAGGTGAggggtttgtgtgtttcttgttttgtgagtgAAATTAGAATACATTG encodes:
- the LOC127533282 gene encoding snaclec 5-like, whose protein sequence is MDVTVVEEKMSWEDALSHCREKQTDLPSLLSETDRLLAHTQIKHKNISERVWMGLRFLGDHWMWLNGDPLEYEEGAQYQQCPVMKRCGALTKEGLWENWDCQDKLNFICV